A genomic window from Flavobacterium johnsoniae includes:
- a CDS encoding glycosyl hydrolase, giving the protein MFQKKHLFFVLLLASIVSAQEVHKKETNFHPTLESSRPWVYWYWMKSAYSKPGITADLEAMKQAGIAGAYLMTIKGPANPPLIDPPVLQLSPEFWDMIHWAFKEADRLGLKLAFHGADGFAVAGGPWITPEMSMQKVVWSTTEILGGKKVALKLPVPTHYKDYYKDIATFAIPIKEYQITSQIQLPKVTTSNNTDASFLADPKKDENFKFADAGWIQYEFAQPFTCKSIVIETKGRDFQAQRLIVEVSDDGVNFRFHERMIAPRHGWQDMDFPNTHTITPVTAKYFRFVYDPKGTEPGAEDLDFAKWKQNLKVSKITLSNQSLINNYEGKSGAIWRLTPQTTDKEIPNSDVFKKSEIINISNFVDVDGNLNWKAPKGKWKIIRMGHTSTGHENATGGAGKGLEVDKFNPELIRFQLDHWFGEAVRSAGPEFASKVLEILHFDSWECGSQNWSSVFQAEFKKRRGYDIVEYLPVMAGIPVESADFSEKVLYDIRKTIADLVADNFYGTVAQIAKENNIKLSAENVAPVVTSDALLHYKYVDYPSGEFWLKSPTHDKPFDMVDAISGGHIYGKYIIQAESFTALRMDWDEHPGNLKTTADRNYALGINRLFYHVFVHNPWTDRKPGMTLDDIGTFFQRDQTWWKPGKAWFDYCQRVQFQLQKGKPVIDLAVFIGEDFPSRSFVPDRLVPFIPNVFGKERLESEKIRLENEGQPTGKMPKEVTYSKNITDLSQWINPLNGYQYDSFNADVLINRAKVVNGKISFDGGIEYGALFFPGSHKMAPNKILSSASAEKILKLIKDGATIFVDEKPNLQPGIQSEADQKKWQHVIDEIWNNANSSTWKIGKGTVVKLPYLGNDFASIGITQDVYFPNLNRADSETLAWAHRKSDTEDIYYISNQKAEKRFFEASFRISGKVPQWYNPVTDQTSALANWKIESGRTIVSITLDTNESGFVIFKNETKEVLSKGKSSEFEKMQTLDENWDLQFDPEFKGPKEVVKTNKLFDWSTSNNDQIKYYSGTVVYKKDFVWNGKDTNKIWLDLGEISNIAEIKINGKDCGTLWTFPFKIDISKALKKGKNTIEIRITNTWANRLIGDQKLPKEERLTWTTAPFRLEGEPLLQAGLLGPVTIFKEK; this is encoded by the coding sequence ATGTTTCAAAAAAAACACCTCTTTTTTGTCCTTCTTTTAGCAAGCATTGTCTCTGCACAAGAAGTCCATAAAAAAGAAACCAATTTTCACCCAACATTAGAATCCTCAAGACCTTGGGTATATTGGTATTGGATGAAATCGGCGTATTCTAAACCCGGAATTACGGCCGATTTAGAAGCGATGAAACAAGCTGGAATTGCGGGCGCTTATTTAATGACCATAAAAGGACCAGCAAATCCGCCATTGATAGATCCGCCAGTTTTACAGTTGAGTCCAGAATTTTGGGATATGATTCATTGGGCTTTTAAAGAAGCAGATCGTTTAGGATTGAAATTGGCTTTTCACGGAGCAGACGGATTTGCAGTTGCAGGCGGGCCATGGATTACGCCAGAAATGTCGATGCAAAAAGTAGTCTGGTCAACAACTGAAATTTTAGGTGGAAAAAAAGTGGCGCTGAAATTGCCAGTCCCAACACATTACAAAGACTATTATAAAGACATTGCTACTTTTGCTATTCCGATAAAAGAATACCAAATTACTTCGCAGATACAACTGCCAAAAGTAACAACATCAAACAATACTGATGCTTCGTTTTTGGCTGATCCTAAAAAAGACGAAAACTTCAAGTTTGCTGATGCAGGTTGGATTCAGTATGAATTTGCACAGCCTTTTACCTGCAAATCAATTGTAATTGAAACCAAAGGAAGAGATTTTCAGGCACAACGTCTGATTGTGGAAGTAAGTGACGACGGAGTCAATTTTAGATTCCACGAAAGAATGATTGCGCCACGTCACGGCTGGCAAGATATGGATTTCCCAAATACACATACCATTACACCCGTAACAGCAAAATATTTTCGATTTGTATATGATCCAAAAGGAACAGAACCTGGAGCAGAAGATTTAGATTTTGCAAAATGGAAACAAAATCTGAAAGTCAGTAAAATTACACTTTCAAATCAATCGCTGATTAATAATTATGAAGGAAAATCAGGCGCAATCTGGCGTTTAACTCCGCAAACTACAGACAAAGAAATTCCAAATTCTGATGTATTCAAAAAATCAGAAATTATCAATATCTCCAATTTTGTTGATGTCGATGGAAATCTCAACTGGAAAGCACCGAAAGGAAAGTGGAAAATTATCAGAATGGGACATACTTCTACAGGACATGAAAATGCAACTGGCGGAGCAGGAAAAGGATTGGAAGTAGATAAATTTAATCCAGAATTAATTCGTTTTCAATTAGACCATTGGTTTGGAGAGGCCGTTCGTTCTGCTGGGCCAGAATTCGCTTCAAAAGTGTTGGAAATCCTTCATTTTGATAGCTGGGAATGTGGAAGCCAAAATTGGTCTTCGGTTTTTCAGGCTGAGTTTAAAAAGAGACGTGGTTACGATATTGTAGAATATTTGCCTGTAATGGCAGGAATTCCAGTAGAAAGTGCCGATTTCTCAGAGAAAGTTTTATACGATATTAGAAAAACAATTGCCGATTTAGTTGCCGATAATTTCTACGGAACTGTAGCGCAAATCGCCAAAGAAAATAACATAAAATTAAGTGCCGAAAATGTAGCGCCGGTTGTTACAAGTGACGCATTACTTCATTATAAATATGTCGATTATCCAAGTGGAGAGTTTTGGCTGAAAAGTCCAACGCACGACAAACCTTTTGATATGGTTGACGCCATTTCGGGAGGACATATTTACGGAAAATATATTATTCAGGCAGAATCTTTTACGGCTCTGCGAATGGATTGGGACGAACATCCCGGAAACTTAAAAACAACGGCAGACCGCAATTATGCTTTAGGAATCAACCGTTTATTCTACCACGTTTTTGTGCATAATCCGTGGACGGATAGAAAACCGGGAATGACTTTAGATGATATTGGAACTTTTTTCCAGAGAGATCAAACTTGGTGGAAACCCGGAAAAGCATGGTTTGATTATTGCCAAAGAGTGCAGTTTCAATTGCAAAAAGGAAAACCTGTAATCGATCTGGCGGTTTTTATTGGCGAAGATTTTCCTTCTCGCTCTTTTGTTCCAGATCGTTTGGTGCCATTTATTCCGAATGTTTTTGGAAAAGAAAGACTAGAAAGTGAGAAAATCCGTTTAGAAAATGAAGGTCAGCCAACTGGAAAAATGCCAAAAGAAGTGACCTATTCTAAAAACATCACCGATTTATCACAATGGATTAATCCGCTAAATGGTTATCAATATGATTCTTTTAATGCCGATGTTTTAATTAATAGAGCGAAAGTAGTAAACGGAAAAATTTCGTTTGATGGCGGAATTGAATATGGCGCTTTATTCTTCCCTGGAAGTCATAAAATGGCGCCAAATAAAATTTTGTCTTCGGCTTCCGCCGAAAAAATATTGAAATTGATTAAAGACGGAGCTACCATTTTTGTAGATGAAAAACCAAATCTTCAACCGGGAATTCAATCGGAAGCAGATCAAAAGAAATGGCAACATGTAATTGATGAAATTTGGAATAATGCCAATTCTTCAACATGGAAAATCGGAAAAGGAACGGTTGTTAAATTGCCGTATTTAGGAAACGATTTTGCTTCAATCGGAATCACACAAGACGTTTATTTTCCAAATTTAAACCGAGCCGATTCAGAAACATTGGCTTGGGCGCATCGTAAATCGGATACAGAAGATATTTATTACATTTCCAATCAAAAAGCAGAAAAACGCTTTTTTGAGGCGTCTTTCAGAATTTCAGGAAAAGTTCCTCAATGGTACAATCCCGTTACAGATCAGACTTCGGCTTTAGCCAATTGGAAAATAGAAAGTGGAAGAACAATTGTTTCCATAACTTTAGATACCAATGAATCTGGTTTTGTGATTTTTAAAAATGAAACAAAAGAGGTTTTATCTAAAGGAAAATCTTCAGAATTTGAAAAAATGCAGACTTTAGATGAAAATTGGGACTTGCAATTTGATCCAGAATTTAAAGGTCCGAAAGAAGTTGTAAAAACAAACAAACTTTTTGATTGGAGTACTTCAAATAATGATCAGATTAAATATTATTCGGGAACTGTAGTTTATAAAAAAGATTTTGTTTGGAATGGAAAAGATACCAATAAAATCTGGCTGGATTTAGGAGAAATCTCAAATATTGCCGAAATCAAAATCAATGGAAAAGATTGCGGAACACTTTGGACTTTCCCTTTCAAAATTGATATTTCGAAAGCTCTAAAAAAAGGAAAAAATACAATAGAAATTAGAATTACAAATACTTGGGCAAATAGATTAATTGGTGATCAAAAATTACCAAAAGAAGAAAGATTAACATGGACAACAGCACCATTTCGTTTAGAAGGAGAGCCGTTGTTACAAGCGGGATTGTTAGGGCCGGTTACTATTTTTAAAGAAAAATGA
- a CDS encoding glycoside hydrolase family 2 TIM barrel-domain containing protein: MFKKNHIQQFFNFRLSTFDFLTVILLFTTYTHAQSVTGEPAGVPELHKKYEFAPWEDPTITSINRQPSRATSYSYASVEDALKGDRTKSRIQMLNGDWNFKYAVNLKEASKDFYKNTVSGWDKIEVPSNWEMKGYDNPIYKSAVYPFRPINPPYIPKDYNGVGSYQRSFTVPENWKDMTVTLHFGAVSSGFEVWLNGEFLGYGEDSFLPSEFDVTPYLKAGENVVSVRVIRWTDGSYLEDQDHWRMSGIQREVFIMAEPKLRIQDFFVQTKLDKQYTDAIFKLRPKVENLTGAKIKDYTMHVQLYDANNKAMFKEPLQRPVIDLINESYPRLDNVRFGFFQETIKNPKKWSSEEPNLYTMVISIKDKNGNVTEAKSCKVGFRSIEFSKENGKMLINGKETYVYGVNRHDHHPTRGKAVTREDIKQDITTIKKFNFNFIRTSHYPNDPYFYELCDQYGIMVMDEANQETHGIGGKLSNDPLWTNAYMERMIRMVERDKNHPSVVMWSLGNEGGKGPNHSAMSGWVHDFDITRPVHYEPAQGNAKLDGYIDPLDPRYPKTIDHAYRFENPQDDSYVDMVSRFYPGVFTPKFLVDQKKDTRPIIFVEYSHAMGNSVGNLKELWDEFRSLPRVIGGCIWEFKDQGIVKFDSRSGQNYFVHGGDFGEKYHDGNFNTKGIVDSNGKPKGSIFENKWVCQPAISTLNGNKLEIKNRQAVKSLESYIPVLKILENGNVIKTHILKPFKIEAGQSTTLDISSYLPKMKADAEYILNIEFQLSKDELWASKGYAVAEDQFVLKKKEAVSPESKKENVNVSESDLDFKIKGKAFDITIGKTNGALSSYVFNGEEQVFAPLLPNFIRPLTDNDKRGWKSQKLLKQWYKAKPKLVNIAIDKSASEIKITSDYEVIKDSASVKVIYSILPNGLIKVDYSLIASNKLPNIPKIGMQMGVQRKFDQISWYGKGELENYSDRSFGSFVGKYSLPINDFIEHYPKPQENGNRCGVRWMALSTPQKNNGFLVVNDSKVLSMSAWPFTQENLSSSGHTYDLKDPGFLTVNIDLIQMGVGGNDSWTIVAQPLEQYQIKSGNYEYSFYLTPFDGSKNELESSLKKFKY, translated from the coding sequence ATGTTTAAAAAAAATCATATTCAGCAATTTTTCAACTTTCGACTTTCGACGTTCGACTTTTTGACTGTAATTTTACTATTTACAACTTACACTCACGCCCAATCCGTAACAGGAGAACCAGCGGGAGTTCCAGAATTACATAAAAAATACGAATTTGCTCCTTGGGAAGATCCAACAATAACAAGTATCAACAGACAACCGTCAAGAGCAACTTCATATTCATACGCGAGTGTTGAAGACGCACTAAAAGGCGACAGAACTAAAAGCCGAATCCAAATGCTAAACGGCGATTGGAATTTTAAATATGCAGTAAATTTAAAAGAAGCTTCAAAAGATTTCTATAAAAACACCGTTTCAGGTTGGGATAAAATCGAAGTGCCTTCAAACTGGGAAATGAAAGGATACGATAATCCAATTTACAAAAGTGCCGTTTATCCGTTTCGACCAATAAATCCGCCTTATATTCCTAAAGATTATAATGGAGTAGGTTCTTATCAAAGAAGTTTTACAGTTCCCGAAAATTGGAAAGATATGACCGTGACTTTACATTTTGGAGCCGTAAGTTCAGGTTTTGAAGTTTGGTTAAATGGAGAATTTTTAGGTTATGGAGAAGACAGTTTTCTGCCATCGGAATTTGATGTTACGCCTTATTTAAAAGCAGGAGAAAATGTAGTTTCAGTTCGTGTAATTCGCTGGACAGATGGTTCTTATTTAGAAGATCAGGATCATTGGCGTATGAGCGGAATCCAGCGTGAAGTTTTCATTATGGCTGAGCCGAAATTACGTATTCAGGATTTCTTTGTGCAGACTAAATTAGACAAACAATATACAGATGCTATCTTCAAATTGCGTCCAAAAGTGGAGAACTTGACTGGAGCAAAAATCAAAGATTATACTATGCATGTTCAGTTGTACGATGCCAATAATAAGGCAATGTTCAAAGAACCGCTTCAAAGACCTGTGATTGATTTAATCAACGAAAGTTATCCTCGTTTGGACAATGTTCGTTTCGGATTCTTTCAAGAAACGATCAAAAATCCAAAAAAATGGAGTTCAGAAGAACCGAATTTATATACGATGGTTATTTCGATAAAAGATAAAAACGGAAACGTTACCGAAGCCAAAAGCTGTAAAGTTGGTTTTCGTTCGATCGAATTTTCGAAAGAGAATGGAAAAATGCTCATTAACGGAAAAGAAACTTATGTTTATGGCGTAAACCGTCACGATCATCATCCAACAAGAGGAAAAGCCGTTACGAGAGAAGATATCAAACAAGATATTACTACGATTAAAAAGTTCAATTTCAATTTTATACGTACAAGTCATTATCCAAACGATCCATATTTTTACGAATTATGCGATCAATACGGAATTATGGTTATGGACGAAGCTAATCAGGAAACTCACGGAATTGGCGGGAAATTAAGCAACGATCCGCTTTGGACAAATGCTTATATGGAAAGAATGATCCGAATGGTCGAAAGAGATAAAAACCATCCATCGGTTGTAATGTGGAGTTTAGGAAACGAAGGCGGAAAAGGGCCAAACCATTCTGCAATGTCGGGCTGGGTTCACGATTTCGACATTACACGTCCAGTTCATTATGAACCAGCACAGGGAAATGCCAAATTAGACGGATATATCGATCCGCTTGATCCTAGATATCCAAAAACAATCGATCACGCATATCGATTCGAAAATCCGCAGGATGATTCTTATGTCGATATGGTCAGCCGCTTTTATCCTGGCGTTTTTACTCCGAAATTTTTGGTTGATCAAAAGAAAGATACTCGACCGATTATTTTCGTTGAATATTCGCATGCAATGGGAAATTCAGTTGGAAATTTAAAAGAATTATGGGATGAATTCCGTTCGCTTCCAAGAGTTATAGGTGGCTGTATTTGGGAATTTAAAGATCAGGGAATTGTGAAATTTGATTCAAGATCAGGTCAGAATTATTTTGTGCATGGTGGAGATTTTGGCGAAAAATACCACGACGGAAATTTCAATACAAAAGGAATTGTAGATTCTAACGGAAAACCAAAAGGTTCCATTTTTGAGAATAAATGGGTATGTCAGCCAGCGATTTCAACTTTAAACGGAAATAAGTTAGAAATCAAAAATCGTCAAGCTGTTAAATCTTTGGAAAGTTATATTCCTGTTTTAAAAATATTAGAAAATGGAAATGTAATTAAAACTCACATCTTAAAACCATTCAAAATAGAAGCAGGACAATCAACAACTTTAGATATCAGTTCTTATCTCCCAAAAATGAAAGCTGATGCGGAATATATTTTAAATATAGAATTCCAGCTTTCAAAAGATGAATTATGGGCTTCAAAAGGTTACGCTGTCGCGGAAGATCAGTTTGTGTTGAAAAAGAAAGAAGCAGTTTCGCCTGAATCTAAAAAAGAAAATGTAAACGTTTCTGAATCAGATTTAGATTTCAAAATCAAAGGAAAAGCTTTTGATATTACAATTGGGAAAACAAACGGAGCTTTGAGTTCTTATGTTTTTAATGGAGAAGAACAAGTTTTTGCACCGCTTTTACCAAACTTCATAAGACCGCTTACAGATAACGATAAACGCGGATGGAAATCGCAAAAGTTGTTGAAACAATGGTATAAAGCAAAACCAAAATTGGTAAACATTGCAATTGACAAATCAGCTTCGGAAATAAAAATCACAAGCGATTACGAAGTCATAAAAGACAGCGCAAGTGTAAAAGTAATCTACAGCATTTTACCAAACGGATTAATAAAAGTAGACTACAGTTTAATAGCGTCAAACAAATTGCCAAACATTCCAAAAATCGGAATGCAGATGGGAGTTCAGAGAAAATTCGATCAAATTTCATGGTACGGAAAAGGCGAATTGGAAAATTACAGCGATAGAAGTTTTGGTTCGTTTGTTGGGAAATATTCGCTTCCAATAAATGATTTCATCGAACATTATCCAAAACCACAAGAAAACGGAAACCGATGTGGCGTAAGATGGATGGCATTGAGCACTCCACAGAAAAATAACGGATTCTTAGTAGTAAACGACTCAAAAGTTTTAAGCATGAGTGCCTGGCCGTTTACACAGGAAAACTTAAGTTCATCTGGTCATACATACGATTTGAAAGATCCAGGATTTTTGACTGTAAACATCGATTTAATCCAGATGGGAGTAGGAGGAAACGACAGCTGGACGATTGTAGCTCAGCCATTAGAACAATATCAGATTAAGTCTGGAAATTATGAGTATAGTTTTTATTTGACGCCTTTCGACGGTTCAAAAAATGAATTGGAAAGTAGTTTGAAGAAGTTTAAATATTAA
- a CDS encoding glycosylase, with protein sequence MKIKYLIVAISALAITSCATKYKKREITDSVMQEIYEEIKTPYKYGLVMVPTDNSYKMDCPSVFRKDGKWYMTYLIYDGRGYETWLAESDNLLDWKHLGKVMSFSENEKHWDVNQKAGYISLQDMTWGGSYEWEKYDDKYWMSYFGGDSKGYEAGVLSIGMAYTKETPTKPHEFQRLENPVLTPKDKDARWWDNSTMYKNSVIRDKDKLTGHNFIMYYNARGDSINPAKGAERIAMAVSNDMKTWKRYGNKPLINHHKGISGDAYIQRINDTWVMFYFGAFWTGWNQGAFNRFAVSNDLVNWTDWKGDDLVKSSEPYDDMFAHKSFVVKHEGVVYHFYCAVNKAEQRGIAIATSKDLGKSKLNFVAPPEKKKKN encoded by the coding sequence ATGAAAATTAAATATCTAATCGTAGCCATTTCAGCACTTGCCATAACCAGCTGTGCGACCAAATACAAGAAAAGAGAAATTACCGATAGCGTAATGCAGGAGATTTACGAAGAAATCAAAACGCCTTATAAATACGGTTTGGTGATGGTTCCTACCGATAACTCATACAAAATGGATTGCCCAAGTGTATTTAGAAAAGATGGTAAATGGTACATGACCTATTTAATTTACGACGGAAGAGGTTACGAAACCTGGCTTGCAGAAAGCGACAATCTTTTAGATTGGAAACATTTAGGAAAAGTAATGTCTTTTTCAGAAAATGAAAAACATTGGGATGTCAACCAGAAAGCAGGATATATTTCGTTGCAAGATATGACTTGGGGCGGAAGTTACGAATGGGAAAAATACGATGATAAATACTGGATGAGTTATTTTGGTGGAGACAGTAAAGGTTACGAAGCAGGCGTTTTATCAATCGGAATGGCGTATACCAAAGAAACACCGACAAAACCACACGAATTTCAAAGATTAGAAAATCCGGTTTTAACTCCAAAAGACAAAGACGCCAGATGGTGGGATAATAGTACAATGTATAAAAACAGCGTAATTCGTGATAAAGATAAACTAACCGGACACAATTTTATAATGTATTATAATGCCCGTGGCGATAGTATCAATCCGGCTAAAGGCGCTGAGCGTATTGCTATGGCAGTATCAAATGATATGAAAACATGGAAGCGTTATGGCAATAAACCTTTAATCAATCATCATAAAGGAATCTCAGGAGATGCTTATATTCAGCGTATTAATGATACTTGGGTGATGTTCTATTTTGGAGCTTTTTGGACGGGTTGGAATCAAGGTGCATTTAACCGTTTTGCCGTTTCAAATGATTTAGTAAACTGGACGGACTGGAAAGGAGACGATTTAGTTAAATCTTCTGAACCTTACGATGATATGTTTGCTCATAAGTCATTTGTGGTAAAACATGAGGGAGTAGTTTATCATTTTTATTGCGCCGTTAACAAAGCAGAGCAAAGAGGAATTGCCATTGCAACTTCTAAAGATTTAGGAAAAAGCAAATTGAATTTTGTGGCACCGCCGGAGAAAAAGAAGAAGAATTAA
- a CDS encoding alpha-L-rhamnosidase C-terminal domain-containing protein, with protein MLNRFSIFKTLLLFVALVFCSLSSAQEKPKEATWIWYPGDFEVWLSNKMQVRRTEREAVFPPLWQYYSPYALVTFQTEVDIPKPDEVKIFSEGPFQLLLDGVQIYGQPKSIAVPAGKHKISFKVYNQEVLPAIYINGKYIKSDASWKVTNEDKLWIDETGKAQQSGTPWVPVGSWNFNSPENKPSEFKLTTKPLSAKKTEKIGTGQLVDFGKETFGYIKIHGLKGKGKVALYYGESREEALDSAKCETLDHLTFDGKQSQTYTHDGSKAFRYVQVQADAGVKYDSISMLYEYLPLDYRGAFKSSDEQLNKIWDVSAYTMHLTSREFFIDGIKRDRWVWSGDAYQSYLMNYYLFFDSASVERTLLALRGKDPVTAHVNIIMDYSLYWFVGVYDYYLHTGDTKFIKTFYPRMKSLMDFCLERRNKNGFLEPLEGDWVFIDWADGLPKTGEVSFEQMLLARSLEAMAVSAEIAGKSEDQKQYQKLGSDLKTKLFDVFWDKKENVMKHQRIDGKIQNIVTRYANMFGIFFNYFTEEQKQSVKNKVLLNKDVLQITTPYMRFYELEALCAMGEQNYVLKEMKDYWGGMLNEGATSFWEEYNPNKKGTEHLTMYGRPYGKSLCHAWGASPIYLLGKYYLGVKPTAPGYSQYEIKPNLGGLKWMEGKVPTPNGEVAVYCSTKEIKVKAGEGQGKLIFESAGKPKTNSGTITELAKNKYQLIIKPNVEYKVSYKAL; from the coding sequence ATGCTAAACCGCTTTTCCATTTTTAAGACTTTACTTCTTTTTGTTGCTCTTGTTTTTTGTTCGCTATCATCAGCACAAGAAAAACCAAAAGAAGCGACATGGATCTGGTATCCAGGAGATTTCGAAGTTTGGTTAAGCAACAAAATGCAGGTAAGACGTACAGAACGTGAAGCCGTATTTCCTCCGCTTTGGCAATATTACAGTCCTTACGCTTTGGTTACTTTTCAAACAGAAGTAGATATTCCAAAGCCAGACGAAGTGAAAATCTTCTCAGAAGGACCTTTTCAATTACTATTAGATGGCGTTCAAATTTACGGACAGCCAAAATCAATCGCAGTTCCTGCCGGAAAACACAAAATTTCCTTTAAAGTATACAATCAGGAAGTGTTGCCGGCTATTTATATAAATGGAAAATACATTAAATCTGATGCTTCTTGGAAAGTAACCAACGAAGATAAGCTTTGGATTGACGAAACTGGAAAAGCACAACAATCTGGTACGCCTTGGGTTCCTGTTGGTTCTTGGAATTTTAATTCGCCAGAAAATAAACCTTCTGAATTTAAATTAACAACCAAACCTTTAAGCGCTAAAAAAACAGAAAAAATAGGAACTGGCCAATTAGTAGATTTTGGAAAAGAAACTTTTGGTTACATTAAAATTCACGGTTTAAAAGGAAAAGGCAAAGTCGCACTTTATTATGGCGAATCTCGTGAAGAAGCGCTGGATTCTGCTAAATGCGAAACCTTAGATCATTTAACTTTTGATGGAAAACAATCTCAAACCTACACACATGATGGCTCGAAAGCATTTCGCTATGTTCAGGTGCAAGCAGATGCAGGTGTAAAATACGATTCGATTTCGATGCTTTATGAATATTTGCCATTAGACTATCGTGGTGCATTCAAATCTTCGGATGAACAACTGAACAAAATTTGGGATGTGTCGGCTTATACGATGCATTTAACTTCTCGCGAATTTTTTATAGACGGAATTAAACGTGATCGCTGGGTTTGGTCTGGCGATGCTTATCAAAGTTATTTGATGAATTATTATTTATTCTTTGATTCGGCTTCGGTAGAAAGAACATTGTTAGCGCTTCGCGGAAAAGATCCTGTAACGGCTCACGTAAATATCATAATGGATTATTCGTTGTATTGGTTTGTTGGCGTTTACGATTATTACTTACACACGGGCGATACAAAATTCATCAAAACTTTTTATCCAAGAATGAAATCGCTTATGGATTTCTGTTTAGAAAGAAGAAACAAAAACGGATTCCTTGAACCATTAGAAGGTGACTGGGTTTTTATTGATTGGGCAGACGGACTTCCAAAAACAGGAGAAGTGAGTTTTGAACAAATGCTCTTAGCAAGAAGCTTGGAAGCAATGGCGGTTAGTGCTGAAATTGCTGGTAAAAGTGAAGATCAAAAACAATATCAAAAGTTAGGATCTGATTTAAAAACGAAATTATTTGATGTGTTTTGGGATAAAAAAGAAAACGTCATGAAACACCAGCGTATCGATGGAAAAATTCAAAATATTGTAACCAGATACGCTAATATGTTCGGTATTTTCTTCAATTATTTTACTGAAGAACAAAAACAAAGCGTAAAAAATAAAGTATTGCTCAATAAAGACGTTCTTCAAATCACGACACCATATATGCGTTTTTACGAATTGGAAGCCTTGTGTGCAATGGGCGAACAGAATTATGTTTTAAAAGAAATGAAAGATTATTGGGGCGGAATGTTGAATGAAGGCGCAACCTCTTTCTGGGAAGAATATAATCCAAACAAAAAAGGAACAGAGCATTTAACAATGTACGGGCGTCCGTACGGAAAAAGCCTTTGCCACGCTTGGGGCGCAAGTCCGATTTACTTATTAGGAAAATATTATTTAGGTGTAAAACCAACCGCTCCGGGTTATTCCCAATATGAAATCAAACCCAATCTTGGCGGTTTAAAATGGATGGAAGGAAAAGTACCAACACCAAACGGAGAAGTTGCTGTGTATTGCAGTACCAAAGAAATCAAAGTAAAAGCAGGCGAAGGACAAGGAAAATTGATTTTTGAAAGTGCCGGCAAACCTAAAACAAACTCTGGAACGATTACAGAATTAGCAAAAAATAAATATCAGTTGATTATAAAACCGAATGTGGAGTATAAAGTGAGTTATAAGGCTTTGTAA
- a CDS encoding AraC family transcriptional regulator: protein MAQEHGYREDPSIPVIGYTEMVTNEMCISHSHPRGQLIYATRGVMNVVVGNNIWVVNPLQGLWLPGGVEHQVTFQKDVNYYSVFIDPSFMEGLPTNSFSFDISMFLKQLVFKIISFGVDGNLTPSQKRISDVFLDELALIEPSATFLPTTNHERLQKVVELLMEDIASKKTIEYYAELSFMSARTLSRLFIKELGMNFSDWRTRLKLLEAIKRLGEKQSIKEIALDLGYETASAFIYMFKKHLGKTPSNYILEDENESERMIA from the coding sequence ATGGCTCAAGAACATGGATACAGAGAAGATCCATCGATTCCTGTTATTGGCTATACCGAAATGGTAACTAACGAAATGTGTATTTCGCACTCACACCCGCGAGGACAATTAATTTATGCCACACGAGGAGTAATGAATGTCGTGGTTGGAAATAATATCTGGGTTGTGAATCCGTTACAGGGTTTGTGGCTTCCGGGCGGAGTTGAACATCAGGTTACTTTTCAGAAAGACGTTAATTATTACAGCGTTTTTATCGATCCGTCTTTTATGGAAGGATTGCCGACAAATAGTTTTTCTTTCGATATTTCGATGTTTTTAAAGCAGTTGGTTTTTAAAATCATTTCTTTTGGAGTAGATGGAAATCTCACCCCATCGCAAAAAAGAATTAGTGACGTTTTTTTGGATGAACTAGCTTTAATTGAGCCAAGTGCTACTTTTTTACCAACAACCAATCATGAAAGACTTCAAAAAGTAGTCGAACTTTTGATGGAAGATATTGCCAGCAAAAAAACGATTGAATATTACGCTGAACTTTCTTTTATGAGTGCTAGAACTTTATCCCGTTTATTCATCAAAGAGTTGGGAATGAATTTTAGTGATTGGCGCACTCGATTAAAATTACTCGAAGCCATAAAACGTTTGGGCGAAAAACAATCCATAAAAGAAATCGCTTTAGATTTAGGTTACGAAACAGCGAGTGCTTTTATTTATATGTTCAAAAAGCATTTAGGTAAAACTCCTTCTAATTATATTTTAGAAGATGAAAACGAGTCTGAAAGAATGATTGCTTAG